DNA from Eucalyptus grandis isolate ANBG69807.140 chromosome 5, ASM1654582v1, whole genome shotgun sequence:
cgcaGGGCTAGCGTACAGGcgctagaggagagagaaagaagattaTTTTACCGAAAATATAAGGGACGCGCTCGGACTCCAGCGTGGCTGCcgggcgacacgtgtcgcccgGTGAATGGACTCGGAGGAAGACACGTTGGAGTCAGAGCtgcagccaatattttctcgttaaTCAGTAGACCTGAAGGACATGGGCCAGCAGGTATGACAGGAAAATGTTATTTGAATATGAAGAgcaagatttaatttttttctcatcataAGAGAACTATACGCACGATACTGGTTATCAAAACAGAGATGCCAATACAGCAAAACCCAGATGCTATTTTTCACAGTTGTTCTGCTGAGCAGAATACAACCGATGGCGCATGAGTAGTGAAACCGAGAAAAATATGTTGAGAATCTAATGTCAGACCACCTTTACTGTTACAGAGGCAGTGGAGAGATGCCAAGATTGTTGTGGCATTATCAAGAATGCAGTCTCTGAAAATTGGCAAACAGAGTTTTTTAGTCCTTCATCAAATATGTGATGGCCCAAAGAAATCctacattgaacatttatctaaaaaattcaGGAACAATACCAAGTATTTTATTCTCTAAAATTTAAGCATAAAGAGCGGATGACTCCCTTGAGATGATGAAAGGTGCAGCATTGATTACAACGTTTCATGTCCACAGTCGTGATTTGATCTATTAATCTGGAATCATGATGGTATTCATCCAACTTACAATAGACTAGATCTCAGAagaattaatcatattaattcattaaatttttcAAGACAAATAGACGTAGTCTTCAGTGTTTATTTATATAAACCAGGAAGTGGATGTAACACTATGATTTCAGCTATTAGCAGACTGTTAACAAAAAGTTACTAGCTTTCATCTAAAGACACAGGTTACCCACAACTAAAAGTCAGTCAAATAGCtataaaggccaaaatgaatTGCATGAAATCAAGTTGAAGGGCAAGTTGTACATTACCATCTTGATATAGCCCTGCAACTCCTTCATTTTCTCACTTAAGTCCTCTTCCTCTCCACAGAAATTCACAGCATACTGATCAGATTCTGGTCCCTCCATCTTATGGACTCTTAACTTTTTGTAAGGATTATTGCTTTTACCCGCATTTGCATGAGACTTCAGCATACTgcaacaaaagaacagaaacaggACATTTCAGAGGCTTTTGCAAGGCGATAACTGAAGAATgctataaaaatagaaaagcttaaACTAGCTGCGACAGTACCTCTGTTTGTCATAACTTGTGTTCTAATGCAATGTTAAGTCTAGACACTCTCTCTATCCCTCTTTAAATTATCAGGTTTCAAATTCTTATCTGGAAGAAAGACACTATTCATCACTTCTCTGAGAAGACAATGCATATTTCTTACTCAATAAATGAGTTTCTTATATCTGATcaaaattttactttcattGAAAAAGAGCCGTCATCCTAGAATATGATCCCCCGCATGAGACTAAATGTCTGCTTGGAGGACAAAATGACTCCTGATATTGGAGTACTGCTTAGAAAATATAGCCTTTGATAGGAGCCCAAGTGGCTCCACATTTCTTCTCAGTGAGTGCTAATGGTTCTTCCATCAACAGTAATCATTACAAGATGGCATGATGGATCGGAAAATTGATGGAGGAGATTCGAATTGTCATCGAATCTTTCGTTTATCATTGACTTGCTTCAAGCTGACAATGCTAAATATCTCGTAACATTCAATAAGAACTGGCCTGAGGCCAGACACCAAAACAAGCAAGCAGAAGCCAATTTATCTTgcattaaggaaaaaaatacttGGATCAGTCAACGAATTTCTTGGATTCTTTCAAATATGACGATCCAACTATCTGCGTGtctttggcccaaaaaaaaaaaaaaactgtctcCGTGTCAATATGACACGCAAAATATGGAGATCTGGTTGTACTACTAACACAATATCAATCACCAAGAGATCGCAAAGGCAGACTTTGGTTTATCCTCACTCTGTTCTATGACAGCTGAAACAAAAAGGGGGAGTGTAACCAGCCTCTTTTCTTAAATGGATTTTTGAATTTCAACAATAGTCTTTTTGAAACTCaatgtatcaatttttttagggaAATTTACAAATACCTTGCTCAACTTTGCTCTCTGATTTCAAATACACTCCTCACATTCAAAAACTTACAATTAACATCTTTACTTTTTGCATTGGATTTCATGTTGCATCTGCCACCCACACGTAATTTACcaactttccattttctttccaaattacCCGATCCTCATCATTGGAATTCACACTTTGTGTGTAGATCTCGGGTGTGCAAGAGGGCAAGTAGGTCGTTTTAGGTTGCAAAGATGTAAAATGTAAGTTTTGAAATGTGAAAAGTTTACTTGACGTGGAGAGCAAAGCTGAGAATGATTTTTGCAATTATCTCTTTTCTTAATGAACCAGTTGACACACACAGACGCACAGAGACACACACCCACCCaccaacacacacacacacacacagagcaGGAATAGCAAGGTAACTTACTTCATGCCAGGTTCTTGCTGGTGTTTTTCCTATGTCCTGCAGTAGACACCAGCAAGGATGGCTTCCAAATTGAGTAAAAGTGAAGGGCATGCAATATATCGTCCGAGTTCTTTGCTATCCAATATGAGAAATGTTGATGACCTTCAGTATATTGTCCATTTCaataataagaaaaggaaaaagacaaaaatctGGTGCAAAACAGATCTATATTCTAGGTTggataatcaaaagataaaccGTATAGAAATGTTCAACGGATAAAAATGTCAATTAAATAGAGCAACAAGTAAAAGTGT
Protein-coding regions in this window:
- the LOC104444533 gene encoding pyrophosphate--fructose 6-phosphate 1-phosphotransferase subunit alpha 2; translation: MNMLKSHANAGKSNNPYKKLRVHKMEGPESDQYAVNFCGEEEDLSEKMKELQGYIKMVQQTVKPGCSPEVVELALHSMANLVEFLSSVSSKTELISSL